Proteins found in one Lonchura striata isolate bLonStr1 chromosome 27, bLonStr1.mat, whole genome shotgun sequence genomic segment:
- the TMT1A gene encoding thiol S-methyltransferase TMT1A produces MPEAAASVLLLRAGLALLAWPVYLLSFLGIWEPFCRKVFFPFFLEKLSGVRDKKFKQHKQELFRTLPHFRGPSGELRLLEIGTGSGSNFQFYPAGCRVTCTDISPSFQEGLCRQVGKNGHLRFQRFLVAAGEDLGQVPSGSVDAVVSTLVLCSVRSVSGTLGEVLRVLRPGGAFYFLEHVAAEPSSWTYFWQQVCFPTWKLVFAGCCLTRELWKNLEEAKFSELRVQHISVPMPWMPIEPHIVGYAVK; encoded by the exons ATGCCAGAGGCTGCTGCCAGCGTGCTCCTGCTCCGCGCTGGCCTGGCGCTGCTCGCCTGGCCTGTCTACCTGCTCTCCTTCCTGGGCATCTGGGAGCCCTTCTGCAGGAAGgtcttcttccctttcttcttaGAAAAGCTTTCTGGAGTTCGAGACAAGAAATTCAAGCAGCACAAGCAGGAGCTGTTCCGCACCCTGCCCCACTTCAGGGGTCCCTCCGGGGAGCTGCGGCTGCTGGAGATCGGCACCGGCAGCGGCTCCAACTTCCAGTTCTACCCAGCGGGCTGCAGGGTCACCTGCACCGACATCAGCCCCAGCTTCCAGGAGGGGCTCTGCAGGCAGGTGGGGAAGAACGGGCACCTGCGCTTCCAGCGGTTCCTGGTGGCCGCGGGGGAGGACCTGGGCCAGGTGCCCAGCGGCTCGGTGGATGCTGTGGTCTCCACGCTGGTGCTCTGCTCCGTGCGCAGCGTCAGCGGCACCCTCGGCGAGGTGCTCCGGGTGCTGCGGCCG ggaggaGCTTTCTATTTCTTGGAGCACGTGGCCGCCGAGCCTTCCAGCTGGACGTATTTTTGGCAGCAAGTCTGCTTCCCAACTTGGAAACTCGTCTTTGCTGGCTGCTGCCTCACCAGAGAGCTGTGGAAGAATCTGGAAGAGGCCAAGTTCTCCGAGCTGAGGGTGCAGCACATCAGCGTGCCCATGCCCTGGATGCCCATCGAGCCACACATCGTGGGCTATGCGGTGAAGTAA